In a genomic window of Natranaerovirga pectinivora:
- a CDS encoding BlaI/MecI/CopY family transcriptional regulator, which yields MKRFSDYKPSEHGLNKVLGTLESEVMDAIWRKGSEVTVREIFDKLALSKDIAYTTVMTIMVRLADKNILDRRKDGKTLYFIPFLSKEEFTSKMVGNVVDSLLEDFAEATMAHFISRVKKGDRQTIEKLEQLLALSEDGEANGI from the coding sequence ATGAAAAGGTTTTCGGATTATAAGCCTAGTGAACATGGTTTAAATAAAGTTCTTGGAACTCTTGAAAGTGAAGTTATGGATGCTATTTGGCGAAAAGGTAGTGAAGTAACTGTTCGAGAAATATTTGATAAATTAGCTTTATCAAAAGATATTGCCTACACAACTGTTATGACCATTATGGTACGATTAGCAGATAAAAATATATTAGATAGAAGAAAAGATGGAAAAACATTATACTTTATACCATTTCTATCAAAGGAAGAATTCACCAGTAAGATGGTTGGCAATGTCGTGGATAGTTTATTAGAAGATTTTGCTGAGGCTACTATGGCTCACTTTATATCCCGAGTAAAAAAAGGGGATCGTCAAACAATAGAAAAACTAGAACAACTATTGGCACTTAGTGAGGATGGTGAGGCAAATGGCATCTAA
- a CDS encoding M56 family metallopeptidase, with protein MASNFHAFFSHVLFGITLVFPIIFLSLKAFKIKNPRQRMGFYTLGLVLPLISLTLFYTILTKRCEMGYIRNSNYFFDLICKVGINFIFFIGPIILGLILLALIKGVIGGILLYRFRLEDRGCCPEKIRVEKIITERCMYLNQKVPRVLLSRKDGFAAMVMGWVNPVIIINSVMVNELSDSELDMMITHELIHIRRGDCFIGWFFHLIRDIMFFNPLSTLLLKNYLTERERLCDKETAELLGNPRAYAATLLKVWRILVDKEDQVVRTVVSFIGNKNEMEYRILSLVSGEMVNPKLSFKKLMAIKIIIITLVVTMVSLIC; from the coding sequence ATGGCATCTAATTTTCACGCTTTTTTTTCTCATGTTTTATTTGGGATTACTTTGGTATTTCCAATAATTTTTTTAAGTCTAAAGGCTTTTAAAATAAAAAATCCTAGACAAAGAATGGGTTTTTATACCTTGGGATTGGTCCTGCCTTTAATTAGTTTAACACTTTTTTATACCATACTAACAAAGCGATGTGAAATGGGCTATATTAGAAATTCAAATTATTTTTTTGATTTGATTTGTAAAGTAGGTATTAATTTTATATTTTTTATTGGCCCTATAATATTAGGTTTAATACTATTGGCTTTAATTAAAGGGGTAATAGGTGGAATTTTATTATATAGATTTAGGCTAGAGGATAGAGGGTGTTGCCCAGAAAAGATAAGAGTAGAAAAAATTATTACAGAACGCTGTATGTATTTAAATCAGAAGGTTCCAAGGGTATTACTTAGTAGAAAAGATGGATTTGCAGCCATGGTTATGGGATGGGTAAATCCTGTTATTATTATAAATAGTGTGATGGTAAATGAATTAAGTGACAGTGAGTTAGACATGATGATAACCCATGAACTTATCCATATACGTCGAGGGGATTGTTTTATTGGATGGTTTTTTCATTTGATAAGAGATATTATGTTTTTTAATCCATTAAGTACACTACTTTTAAAAAATTATTTAACTGAGAGAGAACGTTTATGTGATAAAGAAACCGCTGAACTTCTGGGGAATCCTCGTGCATATGCAGCAACTTTATTAAAAGTATGGCGCATCCTTGTAGACAAAGAAGATCAAGTTGTAAGAACAGTAGTAAGTTTTATTGGGAATAAAAATGAAATGGAGTACCGTATTTTAAGTTTGGTTTCAGGAGAAATGGTAAATCCAAAATTATCCTTTAAAAAGCTAATGGCAATAAAAATTATTATTATAACCCTTGTAGTGACAATGGTGAGTTTGATTTGTTAG
- a CDS encoding Fe-S-containing protein translates to MPKKFVSKKEQFTQEQKSKLPVLLGIIGIVLIVGVAFIALNSNDNEGDNNYFGSPVATSRSYVGELISMTTIAPTVENGQIKIPLEVVDTNNIVSFELENNENVLVPLMAYITPTGRLFAGSSMCEPCRGRTFSLAGETLVCDTCRTTYSIENHSFISGAPSCGSYPPVNLNPIVENGTIIIELEEVLNWRIRA, encoded by the coding sequence ATGCCAAAGAAATTTGTTAGTAAAAAAGAACAATTTACACAAGAACAAAAAAGTAAATTGCCAGTGCTCCTTGGAATTATAGGGATTGTTTTAATTGTTGGAGTAGCCTTTATAGCTTTAAATTCCAATGATAATGAAGGAGATAATAATTATTTTGGAAGTCCAGTAGCAACTTCCCGTTCCTATGTGGGAGAATTAATATCTATGACAACAATTGCCCCTACAGTTGAAAATGGTCAAATAAAAATACCTCTAGAAGTTGTTGATACAAATAATATTGTATCTTTTGAACTGGAGAATAATGAAAATGTATTAGTACCTTTAATGGCATATATTACACCTACAGGAAGGTTATTTGCTGGTAGTAGTATGTGTGAACCTTGTCGTGGAAGGACATTTTCTTTAGCAGGAGAAACCCTTGTATGTGATACTTGTCGTACAACTTATAGTATAGAAAACCATAGCTTTATATCTGGAGCACCATCTTGTGGGTCCTATCCACCAGTTAATTTGAATCCTATAGTTGAAAATGGAACTATTATTATTGAACTTGAAGAAGTTTTAAATTGGAGAATTAGAGCATAA